The following DNA comes from Aulosira sp. FACHB-615.
AAGTAGGCATACCCAAGGACAGCTATACCCTTATGCACATTGACCTGGGTTCTTTGGATAGTGTGCGCCAATTTGTCAACAACTTTAGAGCCAGTGGCAAATATTTAGATGCGGTGGTGGCGAATGCGGCGATTTATATGCCATTAATCAAAGAGCCATTACGCAGTCCCGAAGGCTACGAATTAACCATGACCACCAATCACCTTGGTCATTTTCTGTTGTGCAAACTCTTGCTGGAAGATATGAAAAAATCTCCGGCTGCGGATAAGCGAATGGTGATTTTGGGAACTGTTACCCACAACCCAGACGAACTAGGTGGTAAAATTCCGCCACGTCCAGACTTGGGTGATTTAGAAGGCTTCGCCGCAGGTTTTAAAGCACCGATTTCGATGATTGACGGTAAGAAATTTGAACCCGTTAAAGCTTACAAAGATAGTAAAGTTTGCAACGTGTTAACCATGCGCGAACTGCATCGACGCTATCACGAATCCACCGGTATTACCTTCACTTCTCTTTATCCCGGATGTGTGGCTGAAACACCACTATTCCGCAACCACTATCCTTTGTTCCAAAAACTCTTCCCCTTGTTCCAGAAATATATTACCGGGGGATATGTCTCTCAAGATACGGCAGGAGAGAGGGTTGCAGCCGTGGTGATTGAACCAGAATATAAGCAATCTGGTGCTTATTGGAGTTGGGGAAATCGCCAGAAAAAAGAGGGTAAATCTTTTGTGCAGACAGTTTCTCCCCAAGCGCGGGATGATGCTAAAGCAGAACGCCTGTGGGATTTGAGTGAAAAGCTAGTTGGGTGATTGTAACTGAGTTACGGTGATGAAAATAGGGTGTAAGGGTTTTGGATATATACCCTTACACCCTTGCGCTGTAAATATAGGCTGTTGATTTTGTACCTTTTTAGGGATGGAAGATTGAGTAATGAGTAGTGAGTGATGAGTTAAGACGTATGTAAGAAATCTCTCAAGCTCTGATAACTTTGTATCTTATACCAAATTAAAAAATGAATTAAAAAATGATTGCGACAGATTGATGGCTCAAAAGCTTACCAATCAACCCTTACCCAATCCAAAATCTAAAATCTAAAATCCAAAATGGTATTACCCTGTGGGTTTACCGTTAGGCGTTATCGTAAGAGTAGCCGAAGAGCGCATCTAGGTTTTTTCATAATTTCGCGTAAGTCCTATTGACTCATCACTCATTACTCCTTACTCATTACTCAAAATCAACACCCTACTAATTACAAATGATAATTTTAATCATGGGAGTGACTGGTGCTGGTAAAACCACCATTGGTCAAGCATTAGCAGCAGGAACAGGATGGGAATTTTGCGATGCTGACTGGTTTCATTCAATTGCTGCGAAAACCAAAATGAGTCGAGGAGAAGCGTTAACAGATGCCGATCGCCAACCTTGGTTACAATCATTACAAACTGCGATCGCTCAATGGTTACAAGCAGAGAAAAACGTGATTTTGGCTTGTTCGGCACTCAAAGCCAGTTATCGTAATGTTCTTGGGGATCATGATCCACGGGTAAAGCTAGTGTATCTCACAGGCAGTTATGAGTTAATTGCCCAAAGATTGCGCGATCGCCACAATCATTTTATGAACGCCAATCTTTTACAAAGCCAGTTTGATACCTTAGAAGCACCCACACCTCAAGAAGCCGTTTATATTGATATCTCTCAAGATTTAGCCGCAATTTTGCAGCAAATCAGAAACAGCGTCCAGGTTTAAGTTTTATCGGCACTGCCTTCTGACTTGAAAGTGCTGAGTGCTGAGAGGGGTGAGGAGTAGACAAGGTAGAGGGGGGAGACAAGGTAGAAAGATTGCGTCCGTATCTCCCTTGTCTCCCTTGTCCCCCTTGTCTCCCCTGCTTCCTGCACCCTGCCTCAGTTAATGTGTATATCAGTGTATTTTAATTTCGTATAAATTGATATAATCTTCCATACCCAATAGAATCGAGTGCAGATTATACATATATTTTTACAATTCTGCAATATTTAAATTCCCTATTAATTTGACTCTTAAACCAGCTAGAAACCTATCCTAAATTGAGCCTAATTACTACAAAAATCTTATCAATAACTCATGCAGATTTTGATTTATTCCTATAACTACCATCCAGAACCAATTGGAATTGCACCTTTAATGACAGAACTAGCAGAGGGACTGGTAAAAAAAGGTCATGAGGTGCGGGTAATTACAGGAATGCCAAATTATCCACAACGCGAAATTTATCCAGGTTATCAGGGTAAGTGGTACATCACCGAAAAAATTAATGGTGTAACGGTTCAGCGCAGTTACTTGCGAATCAAGTCTAAACCTAATTTGCTGGATAGATTATTATTAGAATTAAGTTTTATTTTGACGAGTTTACCGCAAGCTTTGAGAGGTAAACGACCGGATGTTATTTTGCTGACGATACCACCTTTATTAGTGACATTACCTGCGGCTTTATTAGGAAAAATATACAATTGTCCGGTAGTATTAAATGTCCAAGATATTCTCCCAGAAGCGGCGGTACGTGTCGGCTTAATGACGAATCAAAGGATGATTAAATTTTGTGAGTTCTTAGAGAAATTTGCTTACAGAAATGCTCAAGCCATCAGTGTCATTGCTGATGGTTTTTTAGAAAATTTAGTGAATAAAGGCGTATCTCCCCAAAAAATTACTTGTATTCCCAATTGGGTCAATGTTAATTTTATTCATCCTTTCCCACAAAATCAAAATCCCTGGAGAATCGCCCATCAATTAGAGGGAAAATTTGTGGTGATGTATTCTGGAAACATTGCCTTAACTCAAGGTTTAGAAACAGTAGTGGCGGCGGCGGCTAGGTTGCGTCATCTTCCTAAAATTACCTTTGTGATTGCGGGAGAAGCGATCGCTCTGGGAAGATTACAACAATATTGTTTAGCCTGTGGCGCAGATAATGTTTTACTCTTACCCCTACAGCCGCGCGAACAACTCCCGCAAATGTTAGCGGCGGCTGATATTGGCTTAATTGTCCAAAAACGCAACGTCATCTCCTTTAATATGCCTTCTAAAATTCCCTTGTTGTTGGCGAGTGGTCGTCCAATTGTGGGTTCAGTACCAGCCACAGGTACGGCGGCGAAAGCAATTCGAGACAGTGGTGGCGGTGTCATTGTCGAACCAGAATCCCCAGAAGCCTTAGCCGATAAAATTTTAGAGTTGTACCATCAACCACAGCTAAGAGAACATTTAGGGCAGCAAGGTAGACAATTTGCGGTTGAATATTATGGTTGTGAACAAGCAATTGCCAGATATGAAGAATTATTTATCGACGCGATCGCTAAACAGCAATCAACCGTTGATCATGTTTTAAAATTAAATTCTCCAGAATCTCAGATTGATATTCACCAAGCTCCAAAATTGCGCGATCGTCGTACGGTAAAAACTGGAAAATAGAAACTAGTAACAAGTTACAGTCAAAGATATAGGAGTCCTATTTGAGAAATGAACAAAAGAGACAAGGAGGACAAGGTAGAGAGATGTTTGTATATCATTAGGACTTACGCAACTGGCATATTTTTTCTGTAGGGTGTGTGACGCAACGGGAAGATTTGAACGTAGTCATCAGATTTATAGCGTCACGCACCAACCACCAATTGTGACACTTACGTAAGTCCTGATCATTTAGGATTGCTATAGTAACCTTGGGGTAGGAGTAGGGAGCAGAAAAGATAATGTTTTAATTACAGTGTTTTTCATCTCCATGAGGTACATTCCTCTAGTCTCTAGCCTCTATTCCCTATCAACTTATACTGCACTCAACCGAAAAACGCTGTATGTCGCTTTTTTCACAAATCAAATATGAGTCCTATATATATTCAAATTGTTAGTCAAACTCCGGGACGGCTAAGGCTGCGAATTTCTCCTCAAAATCTAGAACAAGCAGAAATTCAGTTGACTGCTAATTACCTCAAAACCTTTTTCCCACAGGTTGAACAGTTAAAGGTAAATTCTCAAACAGGCAGTGTAACTTTTTATGCTGCCGATGCAAACACTGATTTTGCAGAAATTATCGATAAATTGCAGGCTCAAGGCATTGTTATTATTGAGATTCCCAAGGCAAAACCCCAGTCGCCAAGTTTTGCTACCAGCTTATTGGGAATAAATGAGCAAGTTAAAAAAATTACGAAAGAAAGTGTAGATTTACGAGTTATTATACCTTTTACTGTTGTGGCGATCGCTCTCAAAAGAGTGCTACCACCCTTGGCGCGATGGAAAACAACCACTTTGTATTTGCTGTTGTGGTATGGCTTAGAAAGTTTGGTGAAACTTAGCGATAACGAAAAATCACCGACTGATACAACAGGAGATGAGGAATAGGGTAGAGGTTATAGGTTACAGGTTATAGGTTGATAAAAATCCGTGCCACAATCCTCAGATTTTTACGGTGAAATACTGAGCTTTATCTAGCTTTTATACCGTTATTATGTGGCAAATACAGAATATTGTTGATTAACAATAAATTACGCGATGTGCAACTTATTCTTGAAACCCCTCTCCAAACCTCTCCCCTGCAAGGATAGAGGCTTTGAATCTTGCCCCCCTTCCCTACGAGGGAAGGGGTTAGGGGTTAGGGGTTAGGTTTGAGAGAAAGTTGCACACCACGTTAAATTCGTAGGTTGGATATAGCCATAGCAGCACTCAACGAAGGTTTTGATAATGTTGGGTTCGCTATCACCTGTCGCCTATCACCCGCATCTACTCACAATCAAAGATGAACACATTCGAGATTAATATCCAGCGCAAATTAGGCAAACACTGGCCGATAGTAGTAGAACATAGCCGACCGGGAGAACTACTATCATCGCGTTCGGAAGGAACCCTCGAACTCACAGCAGAAGACTTACAAAAACTCACCAGCTTACTGGGACAACCCCTAGAATACGGCACATATCTCGGAAAAGCACTGTTTAAAGAAGAAATTCGAGATGCTTTTGTTCGGGCGTTGCACAACTGTGACACAGCCTTACGAGTATTATTATTTATCGAAGCCACAGACCCAGAACTGCGAACCTTACGCTGGGAAAGACTCTGCGGCAAAATTGATGACAGTTGGCGGCTACTAACATTAGAACAGCGCACTCCATTTTCCTTTTATATTCCAGCAATTACAGACCGCCGTTTTCCTCCCATTGGCCGCAGAGACTTACGCGCCTTAATCTTAGTCGCCAGTCCCGAACAAATTGGGCGATTTAGCTTAGAACCCTTTGATGTTGAAGCCGCAGTTTCATGTGTGCGTCAAGCCTTGGGCGAAATACCATCAGATGTTTTAGCTACAGTCCCAGATGGAATTGGCGAACCAACCTTAGATGAACTGTGTAAACACTTAACCGACAGAACCAAGCAGTATACTTTACTGCACATCATCAGTCATAGTCGAGTCATCGACAATGGCGAAACAGTCCTGTACTGGACGAAGGAAAATAATCAAGTAGAACCAGTCACAGGAACACGTTTAATTGAAAGATTACGGTCATTAAAAGGAGCCAAAGGATTACCACACTTTACTTGTCTCTCTACCTGCGAAAGCGCCAGTGCAGAAGCTGAAGTCGGGCTTGGCGGTTTAGGACAAAGACTCGTGCGAGATTTGGGAATGCCGGCAGTTGTCGCCATGACAGAAAAAGTCACCGTCAAAACCGCCCTCGCATTAGGTATAAAATTTTATGAACAATTGCGCCAATCTGGGGAAGTAGATTCAGCATTGCACGAAGCTTTAGCCGGACTCGCCGAACGGGGTGATGTCACTGTCCCCGCCTTATTTAGTCGCTTGGGTGGACGACCCTTATTTAGTGACCAACTAGATAGAGACTTGACTAACGCCGAAATTGGGTATGGTTTAGAGCAGTTTGAGCAATTATTATCAGAACGCGCCCCAGCACTACGGCAAAGATTTGCAGAACTAGCCCAGAAATTAGGTAATAGTTTAGGTGCATATATCAACGCCTTAAGCAAATCAGCCCGTGAAGAACGGGAACAAGCTTTAACAACAGTCAATACCCTTTGCGAAGAAATCATTGACCTGAGTTTTAACGCCTTGGCTTTAGGTCAACAACCACCCACGTATAATTCTTGTTGTCCTTTCTTGGGCTTGTATCCTTTCCGCGAAGAAAACCGCGAGTTTTTCTTTGGGCGAGAACAATTAATTGTTCAACTCAATGAAAAACTGACAGAACATAACTTTTTAGCTGTATTAGGTGCTTCTGGGAGTGGGAAATCATCAGTAGTATTAGCAGGGCTGATTCCCGCATTACAAGAAAAACAGCCGAATTTAGTTGTGTCATATATGACACCCAGTAATAACCCAATGGCGCAATTGCAAGCAACATTGGCTGGCGGGGAAAATCAACAACCTGCACCTTTAGTTGAGTCGTTGTCTTTGTTGGATATTGAAAATGAATGGGTTCCAAAACCAGAAACAGCCATTGAATTAGCCAAGGGTGGTGTTGCTGTCAGCTCTGAGATGACTGTTAAACAGACTTCTATTTTAATCATTGACCAGTTTGAGGAACTTTTTACCCTGTGTAATGATGAGGCTGAACGTCGGGAATTTATCGCGCAAGTTTTAAACTTAACTCAACAGCAAAAAGTTGTAATTACGATGCGGGCAGACTTTTGGGGAGAATGCGCTCCTTACCGGGAGTTGAAAGAACTTATGGAAGCCCGACAAAAATTGATTGCGCCAATGGATGGGACGGAATTACGAAAAGCAATGGAAATGCAAGCTGCACAGGTAGGTTTGCGGTTTGAACCAGGGTTGAGTAACACCATTCTGGATGATGTTCAAGGTGAACCGGGGGCAATGCCATTGTTGCAACACGCGCTGCTAGAGTTATGGAAGCGGAGACATGGCAGATGGTTGCAGTCGGGGGAGTATGAAGCGATTGGTGGGGTGAGAATGGCGATCGCTCAAACTGCCGATGATGTTTACAATACCCTATCACTGTCGGAACAGGAACAAGTTAAAAATATTTTCATTCGCCTCACCCGTCTAGATGACAGCGTTATTCAAGGAGACATCCGCCGCGATACAAGGCGCAGAGTGTGGTTAGATGAGCTAGTTCCAACGGGTAGTACAGCAGCATCAATTAAAGAACTAGTTAATCGATTAGCTGGGGAAGGTGCAAGACTGGTAGTTACTAGTATTGATAGTTCTACAAGTAAAGAAGAAGTGGAAGTAGCCCACGAAGCATTAATTCGCTACTGGCCAAGATTACTGAATTGGTTGGATGAAAACCGCACTAATTTGCAACTACGAGAAACTATTCGTCAAGCGGCGTTAGATTGGGACAAGCAACAAAAAGATGATAATTATTTAGTGCATCGTGGCGGGAGATTAGAAGATGCTCAAGTCTTAGCCAAACAAACCGGATTTCTCAACCAACTTGAGGCTAACTATGTTAACGCTTGTATAGAGTTACGCCAGCGTCAAGAAGCGGAAAAAGAAGCCCATCGCCGTCGAGAAATTAGAACAGCCAGGGGGGTGGCTGGTGGTGCAGTTGTGGCTGTGATGATTAGTGCTAGTTTGGGACTGGTGGCTTGGTCTCAAAAGCAAGAAGCCGAAATAGCTAAGGCGGAGGCTATTACTCAATCTTCGTTAGTACTGTTTGATTCTCATCAAGAATTGGAAGCACTGATAAAAGGAATTAAGGCTGGAAGAATCTTTAAAAAACAAAAAATTAACTACATTCCAGCTATGGTAGCTTTGCAAAAAGCAGTTTATGGAATCAAGCAGCGCAATAATTTTACACACGGCAGTGTAGTCTATGGCATGGCTTTTAGTCCCGATGGCAAGACATTCGCTTCTGCTGGTAGAGACAAAACAATTAAAATCTGGGATCTTAAAGGCAAGCTACTGCAAACTTTTATAGGACATCAAGATTCTGTTATCAGTGTTGCTTTTAGCCCAGATGGTAAAACCATTGCCTCTGCTAGTGATGACAAAACAATCAAACTTTGGGATTTAAACGGTAAAGAACTACGAACCTTTAAAGGACACCAAGCTGAGATTAATAGTGTAGCCTTTAGTCCAGATGGTAAAACTATTGCTTCTGGTAGTTTTGACAATACTGTGAAACTTTGGGATTTAAGCGGTAAGGAACTACAAACCTTTAAAAAACAGAACACCGCACTTAGAAGTGTAGCTTTTAGTCCAGATGGTAAAACGATTGCTTCGGCTGATTGGGGCAATGATGTGACACTGTGGAATTTAAGTACTAAGGAATTAAAAACCCTCAAAGGACATGAAAATTATGTTTATAAAGTAGTGTTTAGTCCCGACGGTAAAACTATTGCTTCCGCTAGTTATGACAGTACCGTGAAACTTTGGGATTTAAACGGCAAGCTACTGCAAACTTTCAAAGGAGATATCTATCCAGTCTATAGCGTAGCGTTTAGTCCAGACGGTAATACCATTGCTGCTGCTAGTTATGACGGTACCGTGAGACTTTGGAATTTAAACGGCAAGCTACTGCAAACCTTCCAGACACACCAAGTGTGGATTAATAAAGTGGTGTTTAGTCCAGATGGTAAAACGATTGCTTCTGGTAGTTCGGACAAAACAATCAAACTTTGGGACTTAACTGGTAAACTACTGCAAACCTTCAAAGGACATCAAGATTCGGTCTTTAGTGTTGCATTTAGCCCTGATGGTAAAACCATTGCTTCTGCTAGTTGGGATAAAACCGTAATTTTGTGGGATTGGAATCTAGATTCTTTGATGGTTAGTGCTTGCGATTTGGCGCGAGATTATCTCCAGAATAACTCGACGGTAGAAGAAAGCGATCGCCATCTCTGCGACGGTATCAGCACACCAAAATAAAAAATGTATGAAATTTAACCTTAATTTCGTGAATTGGCATAAGTCCTATTCTTGTTCATATTTCTCGATTAAAGTTATTAGTAATTCATAAATCTCAGCTTCTTCTGGGATAAGATTAGAACGATGTGTTAATTCTTCGACAATAGCTAAAATTCGTTCTTTTTCCGCTTCAGTTTTAATTAACTTTGGCTGATATTTAATTAATAATTCTTTATATTTATCTTGATTAAAAATTAGGGGCATTTTTCCATTCCTTTTGATGATATTCAGAATGTTTATGAAGAAGAATTCAGAAATCAGGAGCCAGAATTCAGTATAAATTGTGTATAACACTTTGGCAGGTTTATAGCGGTTTTCATTCCAGTGAGGTACATTTCCCTAGCCTCTAGCCTCTAACCTCTTTTCCCTATCTACCTGTACTGCACTCAACCGAGACATGCTGTAGACTGACTCATTACCAAAGTCATCAAACTATCTAACAGGCGATCGCGTGACAAAGACATCAGCTCTTTTCCATACATAATTTCTTGTAGAATTACATAAGAGACTAAAGAACCCATAAAAATATGAGCGATCGCTTCTGGGTCAGTAATATTTAATTCTGGGTGGGATGCAAAATACTGACTCAACAAAAATCGACCACGTTGCACAACTGTTTGATTATAAAGTTTGGCGAGTTCAGGAAAGTTTTGTGATTCCGTAATCACTAAGCGCAACAGCGCCACATAATCAGGATTATCGGCAACTTTGGTTAAGTAAGTTTCGCCAACTTGACGTAATAAACTGGCTGGTTCACCTTGTAATTCTGTGTGAGCAAAAATACTTTGAAAACACCTGAGTGTTAACCTTTCCATTAACGCTGTAAACAGCCCTTCTTTATCTTGAAAGTGACTGTAAATTGTTTGTTTAGAAACTCCAGCTTCTGTACTCACCCTATCCATACTAGTTTTTGCGTAACCTTCGCGCAAAAACACTCGAATTGCACCTTGTAAAATTTGTTCTTGTTTTTGCGTAATTGCAGGTAACTCAATTTTCAGTGGGGATGTAGAGGTATGAGGCATGAAAAGTAAATTTTTTTGCTGATCTCTTGCTATATCATACTGGACAGTCTAGTATGATGACCAAAATATTTCGCCCATCCAGGATGCTACTATGACTCAGACTGCCCCAATTCCCCCGGAAAGTCTTACCAATGTCCCAGTATCCAAACCGCAGCATCGTCAAAAACTAATACCTTTAATTATTGGAGGTGTGTTGGTAATTGCTGGTATCGGCTACACAGTCTGGCACAGTCAACCCCAAGGCGCAACAAATGTGCTGAAAGTTAGCGGTCGCATTGAGGGTTATGAAACCGAGATTGGGGTGAAGCGTTCCGGCAGAATTGAGTCAATTGCCATGCGGGAAGGTACGGCTGTCAAAAAGGGGCAAGAATTAATCACAATGGATGACAGCGATGACCAACTTTTACAAGACCAATTGCGTGGTGCAGAAGCGAGGATAGCATCGGCTGAATCGGATGAACAGCAAGCAATTTCTGATGTTGAACGAGTAGAAAGAGAAATTCAAGAAATTACCAGCCAAATTAACGAAGCCAAACTGAATGTGCGCCAATCTCAAGGCGATACCCAAGGCAGAATAGAACAGGCACAATCGAACGTTGCCGCCGCCAAAGCGATATTAGTCCAGGCAGAAGCCCAAGTTAAACAAGCAACAGCAGAAGTAAATTTAGCACGAGTCAACCGCGATCGCTACGCCAAATTAGTCAAAGAAGGCGCGATTAATCAACAACAATTCGACCAAGCCCAAACCACCCTGGACACAGCCATAGCCACCTTAGAAGCTAGACAAGCGGCATTGAACGCCGCAAATCAGCAATTAAGTGCAGTCGAAGGGGCGCTAACCCAAGCCAAAACCACAGGCTTTAACCCCGATATTCGCAACGCCCAGTTAACCGCCTTAGTCCGCAAGCAACAGCAAAGTTACGCCCAACTGAAATCTGTACAAGCTAAAGTTAAATCTGCACAGGCTAAAGTCAAAGATGCCCAAGCGGCAAAACAACAAATCCTCACCCAAATTGCCGACTCTAAAAAAGATTTAAACGTCCTCAGCCCCATAGATGGCGTAGTCACAGCCCGGAGTGCCGAACCAGGGGCAGTAGTGAACAGCCAAACAAAGATATTGACCATTGTTGACCCCAAAACATTGTATTTTCGCGGTTTTATTCCCGAAGGCGACATTGGCAAAGTACGCTTAGGACAAACCACAAAAATTATCCTAGATTCTGCACCAGACAAACCCTTGCAAGGTAAAGTTATAGCCATTGATCCCCAAGCTTCCTTTACACCAGAAAATATTTACTTCCAAAAAGATAGAGTCAGACAAGTCGTCGGTATTCGCGTTGAAGTCACAAACCCCGATGGTTGCTTTAACCCCGAAAATCCCTACGCACAATCAGATTTACCCTGCGCCAAAATTGGGATGCCGGCTGATGGGGAGATTCAGTTGAAGGGAGTGGGGAGTAGGGAGTAGGGAGTGGGAAAGATACTTGTTTGCCAACTTTTGATAACTCTCTGCGCCTCCGCGTCTCTGCGTGAAAAAATTATGACACAGCAACTCACCATCATACCGCCCTCATCCAACCCCACTACAACCGCCATCAAAGTACAAGCATTACACAAACACTATGGCAACTTAGCAGCAGTTCGAGGCATTGATTTCAGTGTCCAAAAAGGCGAGATGTTTGGACTCATCGGCCCTGATGGCGCAGGAAAAACCACCACCTTTCACATTTTGGGCGGCGTGATGGAAGCAACCGCCGGGGAAGTGCAGATATTTGGACAACCTGCGCGAGATGCACGGTTAATCACGGGTTATCTCACTCAACAGTTTTCGCTGTATTTAGACTTGAGTATTGAT
Coding sequences within:
- a CDS encoding glycosyltransferase family 4 protein, whose protein sequence is MQILIYSYNYHPEPIGIAPLMTELAEGLVKKGHEVRVITGMPNYPQREIYPGYQGKWYITEKINGVTVQRSYLRIKSKPNLLDRLLLELSFILTSLPQALRGKRPDVILLTIPPLLVTLPAALLGKIYNCPVVLNVQDILPEAAVRVGLMTNQRMIKFCEFLEKFAYRNAQAISVIADGFLENLVNKGVSPQKITCIPNWVNVNFIHPFPQNQNPWRIAHQLEGKFVVMYSGNIALTQGLETVVAAAARLRHLPKITFVIAGEAIALGRLQQYCLACGADNVLLLPLQPREQLPQMLAAADIGLIVQKRNVISFNMPSKIPLLLASGRPIVGSVPATGTAAKAIRDSGGGVIVEPESPEALADKILELYHQPQLREHLGQQGRQFAVEYYGCEQAIARYEELFIDAIAKQQSTVDHVLKLNSPESQIDIHQAPKLRDRRTVKTGK
- a CDS encoding eIF2A-related protein — its product is MNTFEINIQRKLGKHWPIVVEHSRPGELLSSRSEGTLELTAEDLQKLTSLLGQPLEYGTYLGKALFKEEIRDAFVRALHNCDTALRVLLFIEATDPELRTLRWERLCGKIDDSWRLLTLEQRTPFSFYIPAITDRRFPPIGRRDLRALILVASPEQIGRFSLEPFDVEAAVSCVRQALGEIPSDVLATVPDGIGEPTLDELCKHLTDRTKQYTLLHIISHSRVIDNGETVLYWTKENNQVEPVTGTRLIERLRSLKGAKGLPHFTCLSTCESASAEAEVGLGGLGQRLVRDLGMPAVVAMTEKVTVKTALALGIKFYEQLRQSGEVDSALHEALAGLAERGDVTVPALFSRLGGRPLFSDQLDRDLTNAEIGYGLEQFEQLLSERAPALRQRFAELAQKLGNSLGAYINALSKSAREEREQALTTVNTLCEEIIDLSFNALALGQQPPTYNSCCPFLGLYPFREENREFFFGREQLIVQLNEKLTEHNFLAVLGASGSGKSSVVLAGLIPALQEKQPNLVVSYMTPSNNPMAQLQATLAGGENQQPAPLVESLSLLDIENEWVPKPETAIELAKGGVAVSSEMTVKQTSILIIDQFEELFTLCNDEAERREFIAQVLNLTQQQKVVITMRADFWGECAPYRELKELMEARQKLIAPMDGTELRKAMEMQAAQVGLRFEPGLSNTILDDVQGEPGAMPLLQHALLELWKRRHGRWLQSGEYEAIGGVRMAIAQTADDVYNTLSLSEQEQVKNIFIRLTRLDDSVIQGDIRRDTRRRVWLDELVPTGSTAASIKELVNRLAGEGARLVVTSIDSSTSKEEVEVAHEALIRYWPRLLNWLDENRTNLQLRETIRQAALDWDKQQKDDNYLVHRGGRLEDAQVLAKQTGFLNQLEANYVNACIELRQRQEAEKEAHRRREIRTARGVAGGAVVAVMISASLGLVAWSQKQEAEIAKAEAITQSSLVLFDSHQELEALIKGIKAGRIFKKQKINYIPAMVALQKAVYGIKQRNNFTHGSVVYGMAFSPDGKTFASAGRDKTIKIWDLKGKLLQTFIGHQDSVISVAFSPDGKTIASASDDKTIKLWDLNGKELRTFKGHQAEINSVAFSPDGKTIASGSFDNTVKLWDLSGKELQTFKKQNTALRSVAFSPDGKTIASADWGNDVTLWNLSTKELKTLKGHENYVYKVVFSPDGKTIASASYDSTVKLWDLNGKLLQTFKGDIYPVYSVAFSPDGNTIAAASYDGTVRLWNLNGKLLQTFQTHQVWINKVVFSPDGKTIASGSSDKTIKLWDLTGKLLQTFKGHQDSVFSVAFSPDGKTIASASWDKTVILWDWNLDSLMVSACDLARDYLQNNSTVEESDRHLCDGISTPK
- a CDS encoding protochlorophyllide reductase, whose amino-acid sequence is MAQDRKSTVVITGASSGVGLYAAKAFARRGWHVVMACRDLAKAENAAQEVGIPKDSYTLMHIDLGSLDSVRQFVNNFRASGKYLDAVVANAAIYMPLIKEPLRSPEGYELTMTTNHLGHFLLCKLLLEDMKKSPAADKRMVILGTVTHNPDELGGKIPPRPDLGDLEGFAAGFKAPISMIDGKKFEPVKAYKDSKVCNVLTMRELHRRYHESTGITFTSLYPGCVAETPLFRNHYPLFQKLFPLFQKYITGGYVSQDTAGERVAAVVIEPEYKQSGAYWSWGNRQKKEGKSFVQTVSPQARDDAKAERLWDLSEKLVG
- a CDS encoding TetR/AcrR family transcriptional regulator gives rise to the protein MPHTSTSPLKIELPAITQKQEQILQGAIRVFLREGYAKTSMDRVSTEAGVSKQTIYSHFQDKEGLFTALMERLTLRCFQSIFAHTELQGEPASLLRQVGETYLTKVADNPDYVALLRLVITESQNFPELAKLYNQTVVQRGRFLLSQYFASHPELNITDPEAIAHIFMGSLVSYVILQEIMYGKELMSLSRDRLLDSLMTLVMSQSTACLG
- a CDS encoding HlyD family secretion protein, which gives rise to MTQTAPIPPESLTNVPVSKPQHRQKLIPLIIGGVLVIAGIGYTVWHSQPQGATNVLKVSGRIEGYETEIGVKRSGRIESIAMREGTAVKKGQELITMDDSDDQLLQDQLRGAEARIASAESDEQQAISDVERVEREIQEITSQINEAKLNVRQSQGDTQGRIEQAQSNVAAAKAILVQAEAQVKQATAEVNLARVNRDRYAKLVKEGAINQQQFDQAQTTLDTAIATLEARQAALNAANQQLSAVEGALTQAKTTGFNPDIRNAQLTALVRKQQQSYAQLKSVQAKVKSAQAKVKDAQAAKQQILTQIADSKKDLNVLSPIDGVVTARSAEPGAVVNSQTKILTIVDPKTLYFRGFIPEGDIGKVRLGQTTKIILDSAPDKPLQGKVIAIDPQASFTPENIYFQKDRVRQVVGIRVEVTNPDGCFNPENPYAQSDLPCAKIGMPADGEIQLKGVGSRE
- a CDS encoding gluconokinase, whose translation is MIILIMGVTGAGKTTIGQALAAGTGWEFCDADWFHSIAAKTKMSRGEALTDADRQPWLQSLQTAIAQWLQAEKNVILACSALKASYRNVLGDHDPRVKLVYLTGSYELIAQRLRDRHNHFMNANLLQSQFDTLEAPTPQEAVYIDISQDLAAILQQIRNSVQV